ACTCTGCCCATCGCGATTGCCTTTGTGCTCGGCGAACTGTCGCTGGGTGGGCAACGTTGAACAGAGTTGGGTTCGTTGACCGATCCCCATCGAGGCCAAGCGCCTCGCTTAGCAAGGAGCAAAGTAAAGCCATGCCTTCATCAGCATCCAAGTCACCTGTGCGTCTGAGCGATCTCATCCCGACGATTGTCGCCGGGCTGATCTCGGTCATTGTCAATTATGGCGGCACCTTCATTCTGGTCTTCCAGGCAGCCAAAGTGGCTGGGCTGAGCCCTGAGTTGACGGCTTCGTGGGTGTGGTCCGTGTCGATTGGCGTGGGCGTTACGGGGATGGTCCTCAGCTGGGTTTCCCGCGAACCGATCATCACCGCCTGGTCGACACCTGCGGCGGCGTTTCTGGTCGTCGCTCTGGCCACCATCCCCTATGCCGAGGCGGTGGGTGCCTACATGATCTCGGCCGTTGCCTTCGTGCTGCTGGGCTTATCCGGCTATTTCGAAAAAGTCATCCGACTGATCCCACCGGGTGTGGCCGCTGGGTTGCTGGCCGGTATCCTGCTGCAGTTCGGCATCGGTGCTTTTAGCGGCATGAGCCTTGACCCGATGCTGGTCGGGTTGCTAATTGTTGCCTACATCGTGCTCAAACGCCTTACCGCACGCTACGCGGTTGTGGGCATTCTGGCCTTGGGACTGGCCTTCCTGTTGGTTCAGGGGCGTGTCGACTTGTCGGGGTTGGCGCTGCAACTCGCGGCACCCGTGGTCACCCTGCCAGAGTTCTCGCTCAATGCCTTGCTCAGTGTCGCGCTGCCGCTGTTTCTGATCACCCTGACCGGCCAGTACATGCCTGGCATGCTGGTGCTACGCAACGATGGTTTCAGCACGAGTGCCAATCCGATTGTGTCCATCACCGGGCTGGGTTCCTTGCTCATGGCGCCCTTTGGTTCCCACGCGTTCAACATCGCGGCGATTACAGCCGCCATCTGCACCGGCAAGGAAGCCCACGAAGAGCCCTCCAAACGCTGGATCGCCGGCATTGCTGCGGGCGTCTTCTACATCCTCGTCGGGGTCTTCGGCGTGACCCTCGCGGCACTGTTCATGGCCTTCCCCGCTGCCTTCATCACGACTCTGGCCGGGCTCGCCCTGCTGGGCACTATCGGCGGCAGTCTGGCCAGTGCCATGACCGACGCCAAATCCCGCGAAGCCTCGCTGATCACCTTTCTGGCCGCCGCCGCCAACATCACATTGTTCGGGATCGGCGGAGCGTTCTGGGGGCTGCTGATTGGTCTGGCGGCGTACGCCGTACTCAATGGCCGATTGCCACGTCGCGAGCCGGTCGTCAATCCTGCGATGCTTGAATATGCCGCCGAATGAGGTGAACAAGATTGCGAGATTCCGGGAGCTCAATGATGCTCAGAAAAAGCTGATGCTATCGGCACGTAAGGAGTCGGGGAAGTTTACGGAGGGGGTTATTTTGTCGAAGTCCACGGAGGTGCTTTTCAGAGCCGTGCCGCCCCAGCCTATATCTGGCGATGGCCATGACTGAGCCTGAGGAAAAAGCTGAGCGGTTTAGGCTGATGAGTGATCATGGGATCAGTGAGTTGGACGCTGCGATGGCTATGGCGAAAGACATTGATCAGAAACGAGAAATTCGTTGCGCTTAGGATACCGCTCAGCAATATGGGTTAGAGTTCGATGGCTGGATGCTTCAAAAAAACTCACCCAGCCAAAACTCAAATTATGACTCAGGAAATCTCAGGAATATCGATTTCGTGCTCCGAGTACGCAAAATCTCTCACCTGCAACCAACACTCGAGCTTTTTGGCCCATTCAGAAATCATCTTCCCTCCAGAGCCTCGATGAAGCGCGTCATTGACTTCATGAGACCAAACAGCTAATTGGCGCTGTAACTCAGGCGAGATCGCTTGGGATTGCCAAACGCGGGAAAAATCGAATTTACCCCCGAGTTTAAGTGCGAGAACCGAGATAGTGTAAACAGTAATATTACCTTGGAATGCTGGAAACAGAGGCCTAATCACCTTCTGCGCAGATTTAAAAAGAATAGCTTTCGCTATCATTTCCTTGAACTGATTCTGATCC
The genomic region above belongs to Pseudomonas sp. S35 and contains:
- a CDS encoding benzoate/H(+) symporter BenE family transporter, coding for MPSSASKSPVRLSDLIPTIVAGLISVIVNYGGTFILVFQAAKVAGLSPELTASWVWSVSIGVGVTGMVLSWVSREPIITAWSTPAAAFLVVALATIPYAEAVGAYMISAVAFVLLGLSGYFEKVIRLIPPGVAAGLLAGILLQFGIGAFSGMSLDPMLVGLLIVAYIVLKRLTARYAVVGILALGLAFLLVQGRVDLSGLALQLAAPVVTLPEFSLNALLSVALPLFLITLTGQYMPGMLVLRNDGFSTSANPIVSITGLGSLLMAPFGSHAFNIAAITAAICTGKEAHEEPSKRWIAGIAAGVFYILVGVFGVTLAALFMAFPAAFITTLAGLALLGTIGGSLASAMTDAKSREASLITFLAAAANITLFGIGGAFWGLLIGLAAYAVLNGRLPRREPVVNPAMLEYAAE